TGCACCGTCACCAACGAGGGCAACGCCGAGCTCACCACCACGCCGCCGCGGGTGCACATCGTCACCGCCGGCATCGAGAAGCTCGTCCCCAGCATGGGCCACGCGATCGCCATGCTGCGCGTGCTGGTGCGCTCGGCGACCGGGGCCGACGTCACCCAATACACCACCTTCCACTGCGGCCCGAAGCAGGCGGGCGACCGCGACGGCCCGGAGGAATTCCACATCGTGCTGGTCGACAACGGCCGCACCCGCATGCTGCGCGAGGGCATGAAGGAGATGCTGCGCTGCATCCGCTGCGGCGCGTGCATGAACCACTGCGTGGTGTTCCGCCAGCTCGGCGGCCACGTCTATGGCGGCACCTATCCCGGGCCGATGGGGGCGGTGCTGACCCCGGTGTTCGACGGCCTGGAGAAGTCACGCGACCTGCCGCACGCGTGCACGATGAACGGCAAGTGCCAGGAGGTGTGCCCGGTGGCCATTCCGCTACCGACCCTGCTGCGCGGCTGGCGCGACCGCTCCTGGCGCGAGGGCCTGGAGCCGGGCGTGGTCCGCTTCGGCCTCGGCGTGCACACCTTCTTCGCGCTGCGGCCGCGCCTGTACCGGCTGGCGACCGCGATGGCGATCCGCGTCATGCGCCTGTTCAGCCGCGGCGGCGTCGTGCGCGGCATGCCCGGGCTCGGCGCGTGGACCGCCTACCGCGAGTTCCCCGCACCGGCCAAGCGCAGTTTCATGGAGATGTACAAGGATCAGGAGGGCGGGCGATGAGCGCACGCGACAGCATTCTCGACGCGGTACGGACGGGCCTCGGCCACATCAGGACCGACCCGGCGGCGGCGCGGCGCGAGGCCGACGCCCTGCTGCAGGACCTCGACGCGATCCGGCCGCCCCTGCTCGCCGAGGATCTGGTGGACGCCTTCGTCGCCCGCCTCGTGACCCCCAAGGTCGCCGCGACCGCGGAACGCATCGCCGACGCGGCCGCGCTGCCGGCGGCGGTCGCGCGCTACCTCGAGGCGCGCGGGCTGCCGGCGGTCGTCGCCCTGCAGCCCGCTGCGGTGTTGCAGGCGCTCGACTGGTCGGGCTTCGAGCTCCACGACCGGGTGGCGCCGGACGAGACCATCGCGGTCGGCGCCGCGCGCTGGGGCATCGCCGAGACCGGCTCGCTCGTCTTCCATTCGGACGCCGAGACGCCGATCCTCGCCAACTTCCTGCCGCTCCATCACCTCGTCATGGTGCGGGCGGACGCCATCCTCGCCTATCTCGACGACTACGCCGCGGCCACCGCCGGCCAGCGTCCGCCGCGCAACGTCAACATCATCACCGGGGCGAGCGGCACCACCGACATCGAGGGCAGCCTGGTGCTCGGCGCCCATGGCCCGCGCTACCTGCACGTGGTGATCGTCGGCCGCCATCCGGGCGAGGCGGCCTAGTCTCCCGTTCAGGAGCCGCCATGAAACGCCATCCCCGTCTCGTCCAGTTGTCGCGCGAACACCACGTCGCCCTCCGTCTCGGCCGCCAGCTGCTCGCCGGCGGTGCCGCGGCCAAGCTGGGCGCCGAGCACGATGCGCTCGCCGCCCACTTCGCCGAGGAAGAGCGCGGCCTGCTGCCACTGCTCGAGGCGCACGGCCACGCCGCGCTGGCGCAGCGCCTGAACGCCGAGCACGCGCAGCTGCGGGACCTGTTTGTGGCGGCGCTGCAGGGTCGGCGCGAGGCCGAAGCCGGGCAGGCCCTGATCGACCACGTGCGCTTCGAGGAGCGCGAGCTGTTCCCGGTGGTCGAGACCCTGTTCGAGCAGCCGCCACCCGAAGCCAACTCGTGAGCGCGGCCTGCGTCCGCCGCAGACCCTCAGGCCTCCGCCTTCGCCGCCTCCACTAGCCACTCGCGGAAGCGCGTGAGCGCGGGGCGCTCGGCCTTGTGCTCGGGCACGATCAGGTAATAGGCGCGCGTGCTCGGGGAGCTGCGTGGGCAGGGGGTGATCAGCACGCCGGCGGCCAGCTCGTGCTGGATCAGGAAGGGCGGGATCAGCGCTACGCCCATGCGCTCGATCGCCGCCTGGGCGAGCATCGAGAACAGCTCCAGGCGCATGCCGGCCATGTCGCGCGCCGCCTCCACCCCCGCGGCCTCGAACCAATGCCGCCATGCATAGGGGCGGGTGGACTGCTGCAGCAGGGGCAGGCTCGCGATCTCGTCCGCACTCATCTGCGCGCGCACGCCCGGCAGCGCGGGGCTGCACACCGGTACCGGGTATTCGCGCATCAGGAAGTGGGCCTCGGTGCCGGGCCAGCCGGCGTCGCCGAAGTAGATCGCGGCGTCGAACTCGGTCTGGTCGAACAGGAAGGGGCGGGTCTGCGTGCTCATGTTCACCACCACTTCCGGATTCTGCGCCTGGAAACCGGCCAGCCGCGGCAGCAGCCAGCGCGTCGCGAAGGTCGGCACCACCGCCAGTTCGAGCACGCTTGCGGCGCCGTGGTGCGCCATCACCGCCAGCGTGTCGCGTTCGATCGCATCCAGGCGCGGGCCGATCTGGCGGCCGTAGCTCACCCCTGCCTCGGTGAGCTGCACGCCACGCCGGGTGCGGCGGAACAGCGCCACGCCGAGGAAGTCCTCCAGCCCGGCGATCTGGCGGCAGATCGCGCTCTGCGTCAGCGCCAGTTCGTCGGCGGCGCGGGTGAAGCTCTGGTGGCGCGCGGCGGCCTCGAAGGCGAGCAGGGCGGCAGTGCTGGGGATCTTCTTGCGCATCGAGTGCTGCCTCGGAGTTCCGGAAGCGCACAGGTTACTGCAGAAATATCGCTTGAGCGGCGGTCTCGGAGTTCATAGGATGCGATTCATGCGCAGGCCGTCGCCTGCGGAACCGATCGCGACAGGAGACACGACATGGCTTCGACGAAGGCTAGCTTCAACTGGGAAGATCCGCTGCTGCTCGACCTGCAGCTCACCGAGACCGAGCGCATGGTGCGCGACGCCGCGCGCGCCTACTGCCAGGACAAGCTGCTGCCGCGGGTGCAGGAGGCCTTCCGCCACGAGAAGACCGACCCCGCGATCTTCCGCGAGATGGGCGAACTCGGCCTGCTCGGCCCGACCATCCCCGAGCAGTACGGCGGCGCGGGCATGAACTACGTCTCCTACGGCCTGATCGCGCGCGAGGTCGAGCGCGTCGATTCCGGCTACCGCTCTATGATGAGCGTGCAGAGTTCGCTGGTGATGGTGCCGATCAACGAGTTCGGCACCGAGGCGCAGAAGCAGAAATACCTGCCCAGGCTCGCCAGCGGCGAATGGATCGGCTGCTTCGGCCTGACCGAACCGAACCACGGCTCCGACCCGGGCTCGATGATCACCCGCGCGCGCAGCGTGCCGGGCGGCTTCAGCCTGTCGGGCAGCAAGATGTGGATCAGCAACAGCCCGATCGCCGACGTGTTCGTGGTGTGGGCCAAGGACGACGAGGGCCAGATCCGCGGCTTCATCCTCGAGAAGGGCTGGAAGGGGCTGTCGGCACCCGCGATCCACGGCAAGGTCGGCCTGCGCGCCTCGATCACCGGCGAGATCGTCATGGACGAGGTCTTCGTGCCGGAAGAGAACGCCTTCCCCACCGTGCGCGGCCTCAAGGGCCCGTTCACCTGCCTCAACTCGGCGCGCTTCGGCATCGCCTGGGGCGCGCTCGGCGCCGCCGAGGCCTGCTACGAGACCGCGCGCCAGTACACGATGGACCGCATCCAGTTCGGCCGTCCGCTCGCCGCCAACCAGCTGGTGCAGAAGAAGCTCGCCGACATGCTGACCGAGATCACCCTCGGCCTGCAGGCGGTGCTGCGCGTGGGCCGCATGAAGGACGAGGGCATCGCGCCGGTCGAGATCACCTCGATCGTCAAGCGCAACTCCTGCGGCAAGGCGCTCGACATCGCCCGCACCGCGCGCGACATGCTCGGCGGCAACGGCATCTCGGACGAATACTGCGTCGCCCGCCACCTGGTGAACCTCGAGGTGGTGAACACCTACGAGGGCACCCACGACGTCCATGCCCTGATCCTCGGCCGCGCCATCACCGGCATCGCCGCGTTCAGCAACTGATCGCCCGGAGACCGCCATGGCCGGCGCCCTGTCGCACATCCGCGTCCTCGACCTCTCGCGCATCCTCGCCGGCCCCTGGGCCGGGCAGATGCTGGCCGACCTCGGCGCGGACGTCATCAAGGTCGAGCGCCCCGGCGCCGGCGACGACACCCGCGGCTGGGGGCCGCCCTGGCTCAAGGACGAGCACGGCGCCGACACCGAGGTGGCGGCGTACTACCTGTGCGCCAACCGCAACAAGCGCTCGATCACCATCGACATCACCCAGGCCGAGGGCCAGGCGCTGGTGCGCCGGCTCGCCGCCGAGTCGGACGTGGTGCTGGAGAACTTCAAGGTCGGCGGCCTCGCCCAGTACGGCCTCGACTACGACAGCCTGAAGGCGGTCAATCCGCGCCTGGTTTACTGCTCGATCACCGGCTTCGGCCAGGACGGGCCGTACGCGCCGCGCGCCGGCTACGACTTCCTGATCCAGGGCCTGGGCGGGCTGATGAGCCTCACCGGCCGGCCCGACGGCGAGGAGGGCGGCGGGCCGATGAAGGTGGGCGTGGCGCTCACCGACATCCTCACCGGGCTGTACGCCACCAACGCGGTGCTCGCCGCGCTCGCCTGGCGCGAGCAGAGCGGCGAGGGCCAGTACATCGACCTGGCGCTGCTCGACGTGCAGGTGGCCTGCCTCGCCAACCAGGCCGGCAACTACCTCGCCACCGGGCAGAGCCCGAAGCGGCTGGGCAACGCCCATCCCAACATCGTGCCCTACCAGGATTTCCCCACCGCCGACGGCTACATGATCCTCGCCATCGGCAACGACGGGCAGTTCGCGCGCTTCTGCGCGGCCGCCGGCGCACCGCAGCTCGCGGCCGACGAACGCTTCGCCACCAACCGCGCGCGCGTGCTCAATCGCACGACGCTGATCCCGCTGCTGAAGAAGCTCACCGTCGAGCGCACTACCGCGGCGTGGATCGCGACCCTGGAGGCGCTCGCCGTGCCCTGCGGCCCGATCAACACCCTGGCCGACGTGTTCGCCGATCCGCAGGTGCAGGCGCGCGGGCTGAAGGTGACGATGCCGCATCCGGTCGCCGGCCAGGTGCCGCTGGTGGCCAGTCCGATGAAGCTGTCGGCCACCCCGGTCGACTACCGCCTGCCGCCGCCGATGCTGGGCGAGCACACCGACGACATCCTCGCCGCCACCCTCGGTCTGGACGCGGCGGCGATCGCCCGCCTGCGTGCGGACGGGGTGGTCTGAGCCTGCGCCGATGCGCGTTCCCCCCACCCGGTTCGCATGCCGATTTGCGGCCGGCGGGCCTGGCGACGTAGTCTGAGCGACGCGAGACGACGGCGGGGCGTATCCTCCCGGCTCGACGGGAGGACAACGGATGGAATTCGCGAAAATCTTCATCACCCTGGCTGCGCTGATCAACCCCTTCGGCGCGATCCCGGCCTTCATCGGCCTGACTCAGGGCCAGTCGGCGCTCGAGCGCCGGCGCACCGCGCGCACCGCGGCGGTGGCGAGTTTCATCGTGATCGCGGTCACCGCGATCGCCGGCCAGTACCTGCTGGCCGGCTTCGGCATCACCGTGCCCTCGCTGCAGGTCGGCGGCGGCGTGCTGCTGTTCATCGTCGCGATCTCGATGTTCAACGCCCAGCCGGCGCCTAGCCGCAGCACGCCGGAGGAAGCCGACGAGGCCGCGGAGCGCGCCAACATCGCGGTGGTGCCGCTGACCATCCCGCTGCTCACCGGTCCGGGGGCGGTGAGCACGGTGATCATCTACGCCGACCAGGGCACGGGCACGGTGCTGATGCTGCTCGGCGCCGGCGTGCTGATGGGCGGCGTGGTGTGGCTGGCCTTCAGCCTGGCCGGGCCGATCAGCCGGCTCGCCGGGCGCACCGGGCTGAACATCATGACCCGGCTGATGGGCCTGGTGGTCGCGGCGCTGGCCGTCGAGTTCATCGCCGCGGGCATCCGCGCCTACGTGACGGCCTGAGCGGGGCAGGACGCGACCGAGGCCTTGCCGGCGGCCGCCCCGCATCGCGGCGGCTGCCTGTTCAGCGCGCGCCGTCGGCGACGATCGCCGCCACCTGCTCGCCGATCGCCAGCGCCGCGGTGAGGCCGGGCGACTCGATGCCGTACAGGTGCACCAGGCCCGGCGTGCCGTGCGCCGCCGGGCCGTCGATGCGGAAGTCGGCGTCGGCCTCGCCCGGGCCGACGATCTTCGGGCGCACGCCGGCATAGCCGGGCTGCAGCCGGGTGGCGTCGAGCGCCGGCCACCAGCGCCGGATCGCGCGGGCGAAGCCCTGCGCGCGCGCTGCATCCACCGTGTAGTCGGGGGCGGCGATCCACTCCACGTCGGGGCCGAACTTGGCCTGGCCGCCCAGGTCCAGGGTCAGGTGCACGCCCAGGCCGCCGGGTTCCGGGATCGGGTAGATCAGGCGCGAGAACGGCGCCCGGCCCGCATAGCCGAAATACACCCCGCGCGCGTAATGCGCCTGCGGCGCCTGCGCCGCGGCCGGGGCGCGGATCGCGCGGCCGAGCCCCGGGGCGTCCAGGCCGGCGGCGTTGATCACCCATTTCGCCTTGAGCTCGGCCGCGGCCTCGCCGCCTGTGCGCAGCACGATGCCGTCGGCCTCCGCCCGTCCATCCAGCACCGGGCTGGCGAGCGCGAGCATGGCGCCGTGGCGCTCGGCCTCGCCCAGCAGCGACAGCATCAGGCCGTGGCTGTCGACGATGCCGGTCGAGGGCGACAGCAGCGCGCTGTGGGCGGCGAGCGCCGGTTCGAGCGCGGCGAGTTCGTCGGCCTCGATCAGGCGCAGGTCATGCACGCCGTTGGCGCGCGCGCGTTCGGCGATCGCCTGCAGCGCCGGCGCCTGCGCCGCGGAACTGGCGACGACCAGCTTGCCGCAGCGCGCATGGCTCACGCCGTGTTCGACGCACCACGCGTACAGGCGCTGGCGGCCGTCCACGCACAGCCGCGCCTTGAGCGAACCGGGCGGGTAGTACAGCCCGGCGTGGATGACCTCGCTGTTGCGCGCGCTGATGCCGGTGCCGAAGGCGGTCTCGCGCTCGACGATCACGACCTCATGCCCGGCGCGGGCGAGGCTGTGCGCGCAGGCCAGGCCGACCACGCCGGCGCCGATCACCACGGTATCGACTGTTTCCATCTTTGCGAGCCGGCCCGGCGCGTGAGGGTACGCGGCTGCCGGCGGGAGTGAGGGGTTCCGGTTGTAGCAGATCGCCGGGCCGTCCGGGAAGGGGCGGCGGCCGCGCACGCAGGGACCTGCGCGAGCCAGCGCGGACGGGCTGTCGGCCAGCGTGCGGATTTCCGGACGAGGGTGGGCGATGCGTTCCGGGATGTCGCGCCGCCGGTGCTTGCCAGTCGCCGGCATGTGCCCGGGAAGGCCCGCAGGATCAGGGAAAACGCTGAGCACCAGGGTGGTGCGCAGGTGGCACGGCAGTTGCTAAAGTTCGTTGGTCCGCTGATGGGCAAATAATCAAGACTTATTAAGTGGAGGAGCGTTCGATGAAATCCCTGATCCGCAAATGCGCACTCGGCACCGCCTTCGTGGCGATGACCGGCGCGGCATCCGCCGCCACCTTCGTCAACGTGCTGACCGGCGGCACCAGCGGGGTGTATTACCCGCTCGGCGTCACCCTGTCGCAGGTCTATGGCGATATCATCCCCGACAGCAAGGTCCAGGTGCAGGCCACCAAGGCCTCGGCGGAGAACCTCAACCTGCTGCAGGCCGGCCGTGGCGAGATCGGCTTCTCGCTCGCCGACTCCGTCTCCGACGCCTGGAAGGGCAACGCCGACGCCGGCTTCACCAAGCCGCTCGACAAGCTGCGCGCGATCGCCTCGGTGTATCCGAACTACATCCAGATCGTCGCCCTGGCCGACGCCAACGTGAAGACGCTCGCCGACCTCAAGGGCAAGCGCATCTCGGTGGGCGCGCCGCGCTCGGGCACCGAGATCAACGCGCGCGCGATCCTCAAGGCCGCCGGCCTGTCGTACGAGGATTTCGCCAAGGTCGAGTACCTGCCCTTCGGCGAGTCGGTCGAGCTGATGAAGAACCGCCAGATCGACGTCACGCTGCAGTCGGCCGGCCTCGGCGTGGCGGCGCTGCGCGACCTGTCGGCCGCGGTCAAGGTGAACTTCGTCCCGGTGCCGGCCGAGGTCGTGGCCAAGGTCGGTGATCCGGCCTACCGTCCGGCGGTGGTGCCGGCCAGCACCTACGAGGGCCAGAGCGCCGAGGTGCCGACGGTGGCGATCAACAACCTGCTGGTGACCCACGCGAAGGTGTCCGACGAGGTCGCCTACCAGATGACCAAGGGCATCTTCGAGAACCTCGAGCGTCTGGGCAATTCGCACTCCGCCGGCCGCCAGATCAAGCTTGAGAAGGCCACCGACGGCCTGCCGATCCCGCTCCATCCGGGCGCGGAGAAGTTCTACCGCGAGAAGGGCCTGGTCAAGTAAGCCCTTCACCCCCTCGCCCGGGCGCGCCTTCGTCCGCCCGGGCGGCCCAGCCGCCGTCCCCGTTCCGGAACCGCCATGAGCTCCTCCGTCCATTCGCCTGCCGCCGAAGCCGGCAAGGGCATGCTGCGCGTCGTCTTCTACAGCGCGATCCTGTTCTCGGTCTTCCAGCTCGTCACTTCGGCCTTCAGCCCGCTGTCGAGCACCGTCGTGCGTGCGCTGCACGTCGGCTTCCTGCTGCTGCTGACCTTCCTGCTCCATCCCTGGCAGGGCGGGCAGGGGCGCACCAGCGTGCTGACCAAGGCGATCGGTTTCGGCGCGCTGCTGCTGTCGGGCTACCACTGGATCTACGAGGCCGACCTGGTGCAGCGCGCCGGCGAGCTGACGCAGGCCGACATGGTGGTCGGCGTGATCACGCTGGTGCTGGTGTTCGAGGCCGCGCGCCGCATCATGGGGCTGGCGCTGCCGATGATCTGCCTCGGCTTCCTCGCCTACGCCCTGTTCGGCGAGTACCTCCCGGGCGACCTCGCCCACCGCGGCTACGGCCTCGACCAGGTGGTGAGCCAGCTCGCCTTCGGCACCGAGGGCATCTACGGCACGCCGACCTATGTGTCCTCGTCCTACATCTTCCTGTTCATCCTGTTCGGCGCCTTCCTCGAGCAGGCGGGCATGATCGACCTGTTCACCAACTTCGCGCTCGGCACCGTCGGCCACACCAAGGGCGGTCCGGCCAAGGTCGCGGTGGTGTCCTCCGGCCTGATGGGCACGATCAACGGCTCGGGCGTGGCCAACGTCGTCACCACCGGCCAGTTCACCATCCCGCTGATGAAGAAGTTCGGCTACACGCCGGCCTTCGCCGGCGCGGTCGAGGCCACCAGCTCGATGGGCGGCCAGATCATGCCGCCGGTGATGGGCGCCGTGGCCTTCATCATGGCCGAGACGATCAACGTGCCCTACGTCGAGATCGCCAAGGCCGCGGCCATCCCGGCCCTGCTGTACTTCTTCACCGTGTTCTGGATGGTGCATCTGGAGGCCGGGCGTGCCGGCCTGAAGGGGCTGCCGAAGTCCGAGTGCCCCGACCCGTGGGTGGCGATCCGCGAACGCTGGTACCTGCTGCTGCCGCTGGCCGGGCTGGTGTACCTGCTGTTCGCCGGCTTCACGCCGATGTTCGCCGGCATGGTCGGCCTCGCGCTGACCGTGGTGCTGCTGTTCGGCAGCGCGCTCGCGCGCCATCTCAACGGCACCTCGCTGCGCCTGCTGTTCTGGATCGCGCTCGGCCTGGCGTGCTCGGCCTTCGCCAAGGTCGGCATCATCGCGGTGGTGGCGGTCGTTGCCGTGCTCGCGGTGCTGCTGGCGCCGCGCGCCGACGGCCGCAGCACGCTGCGCCTGGCGGTGAAGGCGCTGGTCGAGGGCGCGCTGCACGCGCTGCCGGTGGGCGTGGCGTGCGCGCTGGTGGGCGTCATCATCGGCTCGCTGACCCTGACCGGCGGTGCCACCGCCTTCGCCGGCTACATCATCCAGATCGGCGACGACAGCCTGTTCGTGTCGCTGCTGCTGACCATGCTCACCTGCCTGGTGCTCGGCATGGGCATCCCGACCATCCCCAACTACATCATCACCAGCTCGATCGCCGCACCCGCGCTGCTCGAGCTCGGCGTGCCGCTGATCGTCTCGCACATGTTCGTGTTCTATTTCGGGATCATGGCCGACCTCACCCCGCCGGTCGCGCTCGCCGCCTTCGCCGCGGCGCCGATCGCCAAGGAGAGCGGGCTCAAGATCGGCGTGCGCGCGGTGCAGATCGCCATCGCCGGCTTCGTCGTGCCCTACATGGCGGTGTATGCGCCCGAGCTGATGCTGCAGGGGGACAAGGGCGTGGCCGCGACCCTGTACGTGGTGTTCAAGGCCCTGCTCGCGGTGACGCTGTGGGGCACCGCGGTGGTCGGCCACTTCCGCTCGCCGATGAACCCGCTCGAGCGCGTGCTCGCCTTCGTCGCCGCGTCGATGCTGGTGATCGCGCTGCCGATCACCGACGAGATCGGCTTCGGCCTCGCCGCGCTGGTCATGGG
This genomic stretch from Thauera sp. GDN1 harbors:
- a CDS encoding hemerythrin domain-containing protein, encoding MKRHPRLVQLSREHHVALRLGRQLLAGGAAAKLGAEHDALAAHFAEEERGLLPLLEAHGHAALAQRLNAEHAQLRDLFVAALQGRREAEAGQALIDHVRFEERELFPVVETLFEQPPPEANS
- a CDS encoding NAD(P)/FAD-dependent oxidoreductase; its protein translation is METVDTVVIGAGVVGLACAHSLARAGHEVVIVERETAFGTGISARNSEVIHAGLYYPPGSLKARLCVDGRQRLYAWCVEHGVSHARCGKLVVASSAAQAPALQAIAERARANGVHDLRLIEADELAALEPALAAHSALLSPSTGIVDSHGLMLSLLGEAERHGAMLALASPVLDGRAEADGIVLRTGGEAAAELKAKWVINAAGLDAPGLGRAIRAPAAAQAPQAHYARGVYFGYAGRAPFSRLIYPIPEPGGLGVHLTLDLGGQAKFGPDVEWIAAPDYTVDAARAQGFARAIRRWWPALDATRLQPGYAGVRPKIVGPGEADADFRIDGPAAHGTPGLVHLYGIESPGLTAALAIGEQVAAIVADGAR
- a CDS encoding CaiB/BaiF CoA-transferase family protein, encoding MAGALSHIRVLDLSRILAGPWAGQMLADLGADVIKVERPGAGDDTRGWGPPWLKDEHGADTEVAAYYLCANRNKRSITIDITQAEGQALVRRLAAESDVVLENFKVGGLAQYGLDYDSLKAVNPRLVYCSITGFGQDGPYAPRAGYDFLIQGLGGLMSLTGRPDGEEGGGPMKVGVALTDILTGLYATNAVLAALAWREQSGEGQYIDLALLDVQVACLANQAGNYLATGQSPKRLGNAHPNIVPYQDFPTADGYMILAIGNDGQFARFCAAAGAPQLAADERFATNRARVLNRTTLIPLLKKLTVERTTAAWIATLEALAVPCGPINTLADVFADPQVQARGLKVTMPHPVAGQVPLVASPMKLSATPVDYRLPPPMLGEHTDDILAATLGLDAAAIARLRADGVV
- a CDS encoding TRAP transporter permease encodes the protein MSSSVHSPAAEAGKGMLRVVFYSAILFSVFQLVTSAFSPLSSTVVRALHVGFLLLLTFLLHPWQGGQGRTSVLTKAIGFGALLLSGYHWIYEADLVQRAGELTQADMVVGVITLVLVFEAARRIMGLALPMICLGFLAYALFGEYLPGDLAHRGYGLDQVVSQLAFGTEGIYGTPTYVSSSYIFLFILFGAFLEQAGMIDLFTNFALGTVGHTKGGPAKVAVVSSGLMGTINGSGVANVVTTGQFTIPLMKKFGYTPAFAGAVEATSSMGGQIMPPVMGAVAFIMAETINVPYVEIAKAAAIPALLYFFTVFWMVHLEAGRAGLKGLPKSECPDPWVAIRERWYLLLPLAGLVYLLFAGFTPMFAGMVGLALTVVLLFGSALARHLNGTSLRLLFWIALGLACSAFAKVGIIAVVAVVAVLAVLLAPRADGRSTLRLAVKALVEGALHALPVGVACALVGVIIGSLTLTGGATAFAGYIIQIGDDSLFVSLLLTMLTCLVLGMGIPTIPNYIITSSIAAPALLELGVPLIVSHMFVFYFGIMADLTPPVALAAFAAAPIAKESGLKIGVRAVQIAIAGFVVPYMAVYAPELMLQGDKGVAATLYVVFKALLAVTLWGTAVVGHFRSPMNPLERVLAFVAASMLVIALPITDEIGFGLAALVMGWHIWRSRNVQALTV
- a CDS encoding acyl-CoA dehydrogenase — encoded protein: MASTKASFNWEDPLLLDLQLTETERMVRDAARAYCQDKLLPRVQEAFRHEKTDPAIFREMGELGLLGPTIPEQYGGAGMNYVSYGLIAREVERVDSGYRSMMSVQSSLVMVPINEFGTEAQKQKYLPRLASGEWIGCFGLTEPNHGSDPGSMITRARSVPGGFSLSGSKMWISNSPIADVFVVWAKDDEGQIRGFILEKGWKGLSAPAIHGKVGLRASITGEIVMDEVFVPEENAFPTVRGLKGPFTCLNSARFGIAWGALGAAEACYETARQYTMDRIQFGRPLAANQLVQKKLADMLTEITLGLQAVLRVGRMKDEGIAPVEITSIVKRNSCGKALDIARTARDMLGGNGISDEYCVARHLVNLEVVNTYEGTHDVHALILGRAITGIAAFSN
- a CDS encoding LUD domain-containing protein, which encodes MSARDSILDAVRTGLGHIRTDPAAARREADALLQDLDAIRPPLLAEDLVDAFVARLVTPKVAATAERIADAAALPAAVARYLEARGLPAVVALQPAAVLQALDWSGFELHDRVAPDETIAVGAARWGIAETGSLVFHSDAETPILANFLPLHHLVMVRADAILAYLDDYAAATAGQRPPRNVNIITGASGTTDIEGSLVLGAHGPRYLHVVIVGRHPGEAA
- a CDS encoding lactate utilization protein B, producing MEQATLSFKARAERALADPTLKIAIDRTTGTAERKRALAMTQFPEFEAARDRAKRIKDHVIANLEHYLLEFERNAIASGAKVYWAATADEASQIVVRLCKEAGAKRVTRVKSMLGEEIGLPHALDEAGIDRVETDLAEHIVQLGGDRPSHIVWPSMHRTREQVSEMFKRQHRAPHQEETIEAMVDSARRELRDKFLSADVAISGANFLLADTGATCTVTNEGNAELTTTPPRVHIVTAGIEKLVPSMGHAIAMLRVLVRSATGADVTQYTTFHCGPKQAGDRDGPEEFHIVLVDNGRTRMLREGMKEMLRCIRCGACMNHCVVFRQLGGHVYGGTYPGPMGAVLTPVFDGLEKSRDLPHACTMNGKCQEVCPVAIPLPTLLRGWRDRSWREGLEPGVVRFGLGVHTFFALRPRLYRLATAMAIRVMRLFSRGGVVRGMPGLGAWTAYREFPAPAKRSFMEMYKDQEGGR
- a CDS encoding TAXI family TRAP transporter solute-binding subunit, producing MKSLIRKCALGTAFVAMTGAASAATFVNVLTGGTSGVYYPLGVTLSQVYGDIIPDSKVQVQATKASAENLNLLQAGRGEIGFSLADSVSDAWKGNADAGFTKPLDKLRAIASVYPNYIQIVALADANVKTLADLKGKRISVGAPRSGTEINARAILKAAGLSYEDFAKVEYLPFGESVELMKNRQIDVTLQSAGLGVAALRDLSAAVKVNFVPVPAEVVAKVGDPAYRPAVVPASTYEGQSAEVPTVAINNLLVTHAKVSDEVAYQMTKGIFENLERLGNSHSAGRQIKLEKATDGLPIPLHPGAEKFYREKGLVK
- a CDS encoding MarC family protein, whose product is MEFAKIFITLAALINPFGAIPAFIGLTQGQSALERRRTARTAAVASFIVIAVTAIAGQYLLAGFGITVPSLQVGGGVLLFIVAISMFNAQPAPSRSTPEEADEAAERANIAVVPLTIPLLTGPGAVSTVIIYADQGTGTVLMLLGAGVLMGGVVWLAFSLAGPISRLAGRTGLNIMTRLMGLVVAALAVEFIAAGIRAYVTA
- a CDS encoding LysR family transcriptional regulator; the protein is MRKKIPSTAALLAFEAAARHQSFTRAADELALTQSAICRQIAGLEDFLGVALFRRTRRGVQLTEAGVSYGRQIGPRLDAIERDTLAVMAHHGAASVLELAVVPTFATRWLLPRLAGFQAQNPEVVVNMSTQTRPFLFDQTEFDAAIYFGDAGWPGTEAHFLMREYPVPVCSPALPGVRAQMSADEIASLPLLQQSTRPYAWRHWFEAAGVEAARDMAGMRLELFSMLAQAAIERMGVALIPPFLIQHELAAGVLITPCPRSSPSTRAYYLIVPEHKAERPALTRFREWLVEAAKAEA